From a single Candidatus Schekmanbacteria bacterium genomic region:
- a CDS encoding DHA2 family efflux MFS transporter permease subunit, translated as MSVPKINKWLVAFTVILPTFVEIMDTSVANVSLNHIRGTFSASVDEATWVLTSYLVSNAIILPITGWLSSLMGRKRFLIFCIMIFSVSSFLCGSAPNLMSLVFFRVLQGLGGGALQPLSQAILLETFPVAEHGMAMAAYGIGVVIAPVIGPIVGGWITDNLSWRWIFYINIPICILSVIMVMLFIYDPPYIRKAPGKIDYFGLSFLAIGLGALQIVLDKGEREDWFSSNFIIYLTAIAAVSLVVFVVIELFFVKNPVVNLRVMKDISFTSGSMMMFFGFFGMFASIVLYPIFLQTLMGYTATLAGMVLGPGGLTILLFMPITGILLRFFDARKILVVGLIIGSYAVYMMSQLSLDASFTNILIPRIVQGVGVAFFFVPLMTATMSTIPKEQMGNATGMFNLLRNLGGSFGTAFVMTQLSRRAQFHQSMLSEKLNIYNFSFVMAYERTSELLKRTLAAGTATAQTTLEMIYNMTLRQALMYSFADMFYLLCILNLCILPLAFLLNNTRRRHG; from the coding sequence ATGTCAGTTCCAAAAATAAACAAGTGGCTTGTGGCTTTCACAGTCATACTGCCGACTTTTGTTGAGATAATGGACACAAGCGTTGCAAACGTGTCATTAAATCATATCAGGGGAACATTCAGCGCTTCCGTTGATGAAGCCACCTGGGTTCTGACATCCTATCTCGTATCAAATGCGATAATATTGCCCATAACAGGCTGGCTTAGCAGTTTGATGGGAAGAAAACGTTTTCTGATTTTTTGCATTATGATCTTCAGTGTCTCATCGTTTCTTTGCGGGTCTGCCCCAAATCTTATGAGCCTTGTATTCTTCAGGGTATTACAGGGTCTTGGAGGAGGCGCTTTACAACCTTTATCACAGGCAATACTCCTTGAGACATTTCCAGTGGCTGAACACGGTATGGCAATGGCTGCATACGGAATTGGTGTCGTCATCGCGCCTGTCATCGGACCCATAGTCGGCGGATGGATCACCGACAACCTTTCATGGAGATGGATATTTTACATCAACATTCCTATCTGTATTTTGTCTGTAATAATGGTCATGCTCTTTATCTATGATCCTCCCTACATCAGGAAGGCTCCGGGGAAGATTGATTATTTCGGATTGAGCTTTCTTGCCATTGGACTTGGCGCTTTGCAGATAGTCCTCGACAAGGGTGAAAGGGAGGATTGGTTTTCATCGAACTTCATCATTTATTTAACTGCAATCGCAGCCGTGAGCCTTGTAGTCTTCGTTGTGATAGAACTATTCTTCGTTAAAAATCCTGTTGTGAACTTAAGGGTAATGAAAGATATTTCTTTCACCAGCGGAAGCATGATGATGTTTTTCGGTTTCTTCGGAATGTTCGCAAGCATAGTACTCTACCCTATTTTTCTTCAAACGCTCATGGGTTACACAGCAACACTTGCCGGAATGGTCCTTGGACCCGGGGGTCTTACAATACTTCTTTTCATGCCTATAACAGGAATTCTTCTTAGATTTTTTGATGCAAGGAAAATACTTGTCGTAGGGCTTATAATTGGAAGCTATGCTGTTTACATGATGTCACAGCTTAGCCTTGATGCAAGCTTTACAAATATTCTTATACCAAGAATTGTGCAGGGTGTGGGAGTCGCCTTCTTCTTTGTGCCATTAATGACTGCCACAATGAGCACCATCCCGAAAGAACAGATGGGAAACGCCACAGGGATGTTCAACCTTCTGAGAAATCTTGGAGGAAGTTTTGGTACAGCCTTTGTCATGACACAGCTTTCAAGAAGGGCGCAGTTTCATCAATCAATGCTCAGTGAAAAACTAAATATCTATAACTTCAGTTTCGTAATGGCATATGAGAGGACAAGCGAGCTTTTAAAACGGACTTTAGCCGCAGGTACAGCCACTGCCCAAACCACACTTGAGATGATTTACAATATGACACTTCGGCAGGCATTAATGTACTCATTCGCTGATATGTTCTATCTTCTCTGCATACTTAATCTCTGTATCCTTCCTCTTGCTTTCCTGTTAAACAACACAAGGCGCCGTCATGGTTAA
- a CDS encoding Rne/Rng family ribonuclease yields the protein MAKEFIVNTTSYETRVAILEDSGVAEIFIERKKDKGFVGNIYKGRVTKVLPGMQAAFVDIGNEKAGFLYVGDICDDKRAYEGFLEGEKDLSDEENEEELYNEEIPGKNVRKSESEPQIEDLLKNGQELLVQVSRDPIGTKGPRLTSYITLPGRYIVFMPTVDHIGVSRKIEDRNERFRLKKIISDLNPNNYGFIVRTVSDGRTEEEFKTDINFLMKLWESIKNKSENKTAPSLIHTDLDLILRVIRDLLTSDVDRVIIDSNEDYERCLRFVREYLPIYEDRIKKYEGTEPIFDAYGIEIEVDKALGKKVWLKSGGYIIIDETEALVSIDVNTGRYVGKKNLEETILKTNLEAVKEIAYQLRLRNLGGIIIIDFIDMQKEDNRDKVFRALEHEISKDRIKTNILKISELGLVQMTRKRVRESLSKSLCQPCEYCDGRGMVKSATTICFEILRKISKELGKVSGRKVMVSVNPVIADKLYEEESKAIEELERIHRKKLVIKTDFDSHLEEYDIMVI from the coding sequence TTGGCCAAAGAGTTTATCGTAAATACCACAAGCTATGAGACACGTGTTGCAATCCTTGAGGACAGCGGAGTAGCTGAGATATTCATTGAGAGGAAAAAAGACAAGGGGTTCGTGGGGAACATTTATAAGGGAAGAGTCACAAAGGTACTTCCTGGTATGCAGGCCGCCTTTGTTGACATAGGAAATGAAAAGGCAGGATTCCTCTATGTCGGTGATATATGCGATGATAAGCGCGCCTATGAGGGTTTTCTTGAAGGAGAAAAAGATCTCAGCGACGAGGAAAATGAAGAAGAGCTTTACAATGAGGAAATCCCCGGGAAGAATGTGAGAAAGAGTGAATCTGAACCGCAGATAGAGGACCTTTTGAAAAATGGACAGGAGCTTCTTGTTCAGGTTTCAAGAGACCCGATAGGAACAAAGGGTCCGCGCCTTACATCCTATATTACACTTCCGGGAAGATACATTGTGTTTATGCCCACTGTTGACCACATAGGCGTTTCAAGGAAGATTGAAGACAGGAATGAAAGGTTCAGGCTTAAGAAAATAATATCAGACCTTAACCCGAATAATTATGGTTTTATAGTGCGGACTGTCAGCGACGGAAGGACGGAAGAAGAGTTTAAAACGGACATAAACTTCCTTATGAAGCTATGGGAGTCTATAAAAAACAAGTCAGAGAACAAGACTGCTCCGTCTCTCATCCACACTGACCTTGACCTTATACTGCGTGTCATAAGAGACCTTCTCACGTCAGATGTGGACCGTGTCATAATCGATTCTAACGAGGACTACGAGAGATGCCTCAGGTTCGTTCGTGAATACCTGCCAATATATGAAGACAGGATTAAAAAATATGAAGGTACAGAGCCTATATTTGATGCCTATGGCATAGAAATAGAGGTAGACAAGGCATTGGGGAAAAAGGTCTGGTTGAAATCAGGCGGCTATATCATCATAGATGAAACTGAAGCGCTTGTTTCCATAGATGTGAATACCGGACGTTATGTAGGGAAGAAGAACCTTGAAGAGACAATATTAAAGACCAATTTAGAAGCGGTCAAAGAGATTGCTTACCAGTTAAGGCTGAGAAACCTGGGCGGGATAATCATTATAGACTTTATAGACATGCAGAAAGAGGATAACCGCGACAAGGTTTTTAGAGCTCTTGAGCATGAGATAAGCAAGGACAGGATAAAAACAAATATTCTCAAGATTTCAGAACTCGGGCTTGTCCAGATGACAAGGAAACGCGTAAGGGAATCGCTCAGCAAGTCGCTATGTCAGCCATGCGAATATTGCGACGGAAGGGGCATGGTGAAATCAGCCACTACCATATGTTTCGAGATACTTCGGAAAATCTCAAAAGAGCTTGGCAAGGTATCCGGCAGAAAAGTCATGGTGAGCGTGAACCCCGTCATAGCGGACAAGCTTTACGAGGAAGAGAGCAAGGCAATCGAAGAGCTTGAACGGATCCACCGCAAGAAGCTGGTCATTAAGACGGATTTTGATAGTCATCTGGAAGAGTATGATATCATGGTCATCTGA
- a CDS encoding TIGR03960 family B12-binding radical SAM protein, translating into MNKRIIDCLNSVQKPTRYTGGELGSIVKSKEEVELTFALVFPEVYELGVSNLGLRILYSILNKMKGVQAERVYSPWVDMEEIMRREGFSPFGLETGMPLGDFDIVGFSLQYELLYTNILNILELSGIPLKASERDERFPLIIGGGPCAFNPEPLADFFDAFFIGDGEEGIVDIVNVFNIWKKDEKRDKRKLLKAISGIDGVYVPSFYEVNYNDDGTIKSIINKEGEQSAQIRKRSILSLMSSHNPAKTIIPFCEAVHDRVNIEIGRGCSAGCRFCQAGIIYRPVRERSALDVIALADESIKETGYEEVALTSLNVADYPYIEDVVTRLIAMMEEKRVSVSLPSLRATLLKNGKIAEEIAKVRKTGFTIAPEAGSQRLRDVINKGITEEEILESVESAFSKGWRAVKLYFMISLPTETEKDIEEIAGLVNRIMKIIKTAGKRIKRISVSISPFVPKAHTPFQWTGMEDRADIEHKIRMLQAMLKRGSVDLEWHDSTSSLVEGAMARGDRRTGDAILRAFRMGARFDGWRDFFNFSIWEKAFASSGLSMEFYARRVRHEDEIFPWEHIDCGVKKKFLSDEYAASLKEEKTVDCRFGRCNSCGFEKECADIRQINQMTTEGTEKEQKKDGGDAKKVSHFKASDRERFFYRIKYSKKGNMRFISHREFQKMFSRVLARAEMPIEYSDGFNPHPSIAYGMPLSVGVESECEYIDIELLHDMGLPEIMEKLNSELPSGFMVTDVEKMQSLKSSLQASVRQFIYYVVFGTEMLQKEKLSIETVHEKIRLFEESERFNVVRDTGKKKSDIDLREFVSFLKSPGENRDGSVNLSISVDVKNGVAPAIYLVLCSVFGLSFPLPKGIQVVRKQVALSI; encoded by the coding sequence ATGAATAAAAGAATTATAGACTGCCTAAACTCAGTTCAAAAACCCACACGCTATACCGGTGGGGAACTTGGCTCTATTGTCAAATCAAAGGAAGAAGTGGAGCTGACATTTGCCCTCGTGTTCCCCGAGGTCTATGAGCTTGGGGTTTCGAACCTCGGGCTGCGCATACTTTACAGCATCCTTAACAAGATGAAGGGTGTGCAGGCAGAGAGAGTTTATTCTCCGTGGGTTGACATGGAGGAGATTATGCGGCGCGAAGGTTTTTCACCCTTCGGTCTTGAAACAGGAATGCCTCTCGGGGATTTTGACATAGTAGGTTTTTCACTTCAGTACGAGCTTCTTTATACAAATATCCTGAATATCCTAGAGCTTTCCGGCATACCTCTTAAAGCCTCTGAAAGAGATGAAAGATTCCCGCTCATAATAGGCGGAGGTCCATGCGCATTCAATCCAGAGCCTCTCGCAGATTTCTTCGATGCTTTTTTTATCGGCGATGGCGAGGAAGGTATAGTTGACATTGTTAATGTTTTTAACATTTGGAAGAAAGATGAGAAGAGAGATAAAAGAAAGCTCCTTAAAGCCATAAGCGGTATTGACGGAGTCTATGTCCCGTCATTTTATGAGGTCAACTACAATGATGACGGCACGATTAAATCCATAATTAATAAGGAAGGGGAGCAGTCAGCGCAAATCCGCAAAAGAAGCATTCTTTCTCTTATGTCTTCTCATAATCCGGCAAAAACCATAATTCCTTTCTGCGAGGCTGTGCATGACAGAGTGAACATCGAAATCGGTAGAGGATGCTCTGCCGGATGCAGATTCTGCCAGGCAGGCATTATATACAGGCCTGTCCGTGAACGGAGTGCTCTGGACGTAATAGCTCTTGCTGATGAAAGTATAAAAGAAACAGGGTACGAAGAGGTGGCGCTTACAAGCCTGAACGTGGCAGATTATCCATATATAGAGGATGTGGTTACCAGACTGATTGCCATGATGGAGGAGAAAAGGGTTTCTGTGTCGCTTCCATCTTTAAGGGCAACACTTCTGAAGAACGGGAAAATCGCTGAAGAGATCGCAAAGGTAAGAAAGACAGGTTTTACCATTGCGCCTGAAGCAGGGTCACAGAGGCTTCGCGATGTCATAAACAAAGGAATAACAGAAGAAGAGATCCTTGAATCCGTTGAGAGTGCTTTTTCAAAGGGGTGGAGGGCGGTGAAACTCTACTTCATGATATCCCTTCCAACGGAAACTGAGAAAGACATTGAAGAGATAGCAGGTCTTGTGAACAGGATTATGAAAATTATAAAGACAGCAGGAAAAAGGATAAAAAGGATTTCCGTTTCAATATCCCCCTTTGTCCCAAAGGCACATACCCCATTTCAATGGACAGGAATGGAAGACAGGGCAGATATCGAACATAAGATAAGGATGCTTCAGGCAATGCTCAAAAGAGGGAGTGTTGACCTTGAATGGCATGACTCTACTTCAAGCCTTGTGGAAGGGGCAATGGCAAGAGGCGACAGAAGGACGGGAGACGCGATATTAAGGGCATTCCGCATGGGGGCGAGGTTTGACGGATGGCGGGACTTTTTTAATTTCAGTATTTGGGAAAAGGCTTTTGCTAGCTCAGGACTCAGTATGGAGTTCTACGCCAGGAGGGTCAGGCATGAGGATGAGATATTCCCGTGGGAACATATTGACTGCGGTGTAAAAAAGAAATTCCTGTCAGATGAATATGCGGCGTCGTTGAAAGAGGAAAAAACAGTTGATTGCAGGTTTGGAAGATGCAATTCCTGCGGCTTTGAGAAAGAGTGCGCAGATATAAGGCAAATAAATCAGATGACCACAGAGGGCACAGAGAAAGAACAGAAGAAAGACGGAGGAGATGCAAAAAAGGTATCGCACTTTAAAGCTTCAGACAGGGAGAGATTTTTCTACAGGATAAAGTATTCAAAAAAAGGGAATATGCGGTTTATCTCGCATCGTGAATTTCAGAAGATGTTCAGCAGGGTGCTTGCACGTGCGGAAATGCCTATAGAATATTCAGATGGATTTAATCCTCATCCTTCTATTGCATATGGTATGCCGCTTTCTGTGGGAGTCGAGTCTGAATGTGAATATATTGATATCGAGCTTTTGCATGATATGGGATTGCCGGAAATTATGGAAAAGCTAAACAGCGAACTTCCCTCCGGATTCATGGTAACTGATGTGGAAAAAATGCAGAGTCTTAAGTCTTCTCTTCAGGCAAGCGTCAGACAGTTTATTTACTATGTGGTGTTCGGAACTGAGATGCTGCAAAAGGAAAAACTTTCTATTGAAACAGTCCATGAAAAAATCAGGCTATTTGAGGAAAGTGAACGATTCAATGTTGTCAGAGATACCGGTAAAAAAAAGTCCGACATAGATCTTAGAGAGTTTGTAAGCTTTCTTAAAAGCCCCGGAGAAAACAGAGACGGTTCAGTGAACCTGTCCATAAGTGTTGATGTCAAAAACGGAGTTGCCCCTGCAATATACCTTGTTTTATGCTCGGTCTTCGGGTTATCGTTTCCATTGCCTAAAGGCATTCAGGTCGTCAGGAAACAGGTTGCCTTATCCATCTAA
- a CDS encoding TetR/AcrR family transcriptional regulator: MARPKNTNTALTEEQILEKAFDVFSQYGYRGSTTKMLADASGVNEITLFRHFDSKENLFKKVIEHYSFLARIEELEPKLEHLSYTEALELLAGSFIDNLYRNKNLVRIMTTEAYNHPTHARMIYKNLVEKVFKHFVNYLGKFSKSRKLRKFDSPLAARAFFGMFFFYFMNQEFFFEKEIKKFNQKHVVREYVQLFLKGTVNDERGK, from the coding sequence ATGGCGCGGCCTAAAAATACGAACACGGCTTTGACTGAAGAACAGATACTTGAGAAAGCCTTCGATGTCTTCTCGCAATATGGCTACAGGGGGAGCACCACGAAGATGCTGGCAGATGCTTCAGGTGTAAACGAGATAACCCTTTTCCGCCATTTTGATAGCAAGGAAAACCTGTTCAAAAAGGTCATAGAGCATTACTCCTTTCTTGCCCGCATAGAGGAACTGGAACCAAAGCTCGAACATCTTTCATATACCGAAGCACTTGAGCTTCTTGCCGGTAGTTTCATTGACAATCTATACAGGAACAAGAATCTCGTAAGAATAATGACAACCGAGGCATATAATCACCCTACCCATGCGCGGATGATATACAAGAATCTTGTAGAAAAGGTGTTCAAACATTTCGTTAATTATCTGGGCAAGTTTTCAAAATCGCGCAAGCTCAGAAAGTTTGATTCTCCTCTTGCAGCAAGGGCGTTTTTCGGGATGTTCTTCTTTTATTTTATGAACCAGGAATTCTTCTTTGAAAAGGAGATAAAGAAATTCAATCAAAAACATGTTGTCCGTGAATATGTACAACTCTTTCTTAAAGGGACTGTAAACGATGAGCGAGGAAAGTAA
- a CDS encoding HlyD family secretion protein, with protein sequence MSESKVEKDKKPASRNNNNGGRKITGIIILLIILAAGSTAGYYYWKYLSTNIITDNAYVKGHLFTISSRIDGTVKEVFVRDNMPVKQGDILVKIDPADYEVTIEKNRAALEVAKQEIKRRYAAVESAKAQIEYSKSKLELSKIELNRAKTLYEKAVYPKEKYDLALTNYNVAVAQVKADEENLKQAEAMVSKDNDEAIIREKAAELRQSELDYEYTSIYSPADGYITKKSIETGNRISEGQPLFAIIPLNDVWIEANFKENQVEKLKPGMKADIEVDTFPDMKFSGHIESIMAGTGGAFSLLPPENATGNWVKVVQRIPVKILLDKDQDPDHILRVGMSCNIIVPLSE encoded by the coding sequence TTGTCTGAAAGCAAAGTGGAGAAAGATAAGAAACCTGCAAGCAGGAACAATAATAACGGAGGCAGAAAGATAACCGGTATTATAATCCTGCTTATTATTTTAGCTGCCGGAAGTACAGCAGGCTACTATTACTGGAAATACCTTTCGACTAACATAATCACCGACAATGCCTATGTAAAAGGACACCTTTTCACAATAAGTTCGCGGATTGACGGCACGGTCAAGGAGGTTTTTGTAAGAGACAATATGCCGGTAAAGCAGGGAGATATTCTGGTAAAAATAGACCCTGCTGACTATGAAGTAACTATAGAAAAAAATCGTGCAGCCCTTGAGGTTGCCAAACAGGAAATAAAACGAAGATATGCCGCAGTAGAATCAGCAAAAGCGCAAATAGAATATTCAAAATCAAAACTTGAGCTTTCAAAAATCGAACTGAACAGGGCGAAAACGCTTTACGAAAAAGCCGTTTATCCAAAGGAAAAATATGACCTTGCGCTGACCAATTATAATGTCGCTGTAGCTCAGGTTAAAGCTGATGAGGAAAATCTAAAGCAGGCCGAGGCAATGGTCTCGAAAGACAATGACGAAGCGATCATCCGCGAAAAAGCTGCCGAGCTCAGACAGTCAGAACTTGACTATGAATATACTTCGATATATTCCCCTGCAGACGGCTATATAACGAAAAAGAGCATCGAAACGGGAAACAGGATATCTGAGGGACAGCCGCTTTTTGCGATTATTCCTTTAAATGATGTATGGATAGAAGCCAATTTCAAGGAAAATCAGGTTGAAAAGCTGAAACCCGGAATGAAGGCAGACATAGAAGTTGACACTTTCCCTGACATGAAATTCAGCGGACACATCGAATCCATAATGGCAGGTACAGGCGGCGCATTTTCTCTCCTTCCTCCTGAGAATGCCACCGGAAACTGGGTCAAGGTCGTGCAGCGAATTCCTGTAAAGATCCTCCTTGATAAAGATCAGGACCCGGATCATATTCTGCGGGTAGGAATGTCCTGTAATATTATAGTACCACTTTCAGAATAA
- a CDS encoding nucleotidyltransferase domain-containing protein: MTEEELLQKDMVVKAIKEEFAANNINVKSILLFGSRAKGASKPDSDWDFLVVVDREIERRDRLNIVGRIRHRLAEAFIDVDVIVKSEESYLEQSKNVGYVTYYAAKEGILL; the protein is encoded by the coding sequence ATGACAGAAGAAGAACTTTTACAAAAAGATATGGTTGTTAAGGCAATTAAAGAAGAATTTGCTGCAAACAACATTAACGTTAAGTCAATCCTGCTATTCGGTAGCAGGGCAAAAGGGGCATCAAAACCTGACAGCGACTGGGACTTTCTGGTGGTTGTGGACAGAGAGATTGAACGCAGAGATAGGCTTAATATAGTTGGAAGAATCCGCCATCGCCTGGCTGAAGCTTTTATTGATGTTGACGTAATAGTTAAATCTGAAGAAAGTTATCTGGAACAGTCTAAGAATGTCGGCTATGTAACCTATTATGCTGCAAAAGAAGGCATACTGTTATGA